CAACCTGAGTAGTTACAAATAATCATGCGTAGCAAGACCTGTTAACTTAGGAATTTGGTAAGCGCCAACATCTCTTTTGGAGGGTAAGTGACAGATCAGAATCAAAAAAAAGATACCAGGCAACGACTACTCGATAGCGCTGCCATTTTATTCAGCGACAGAGGGTATGCTTGCACCTCGGTGGCCGAGATCTGCAAAAGGGCCGAAGCCAACATCGCCTCTGTCAACTACCATTTCGGTAGCAAGGAGGGTCTCTACCGCAGTGTCATCCAGTACACCCATGCCCAGGCGGAAGCCCTCTACCCCTTCAAGGACGGCAATAACATCCCGGTCCAAGAGCGTTTTTATCAATTTGTTCTTGTCCTCTTGCAAAGAATTCTCAGCACGGAAATGACCGGCAACTACTGTAAACTCATGACCAAGGAAATGGCCGAACCCACCGACGAAAGCGGCCCGCTGGTCAGTCAGATCATCTCCGACAAAAGAGCCAAGGTGGAGGCGCTGATCAAAGAAGTATACAGCCAACCGGCCGATGACGAACTCATTTTCCGCATGAGCCACAGCATTATCAGTCAGTGCCTCTTCCTCGGTCTGACCGAAAAAGGGCGACGCCATCACCTGAAACGCAGACCGGTCGGTCTTGAAGACGCCGTGTCCTTTGCCAGACACATCACTGATTTTTCCCTGGCCGGGCTCCGCTGTTACGGAGGAGTTAAATCTAAATGAACTTGCGAACCTTTCTCCTTTTTCTACTGTTACCAATTATTTCCTCCTGCCTAACCCG
Above is a genomic segment from Desulfobulbaceae bacterium containing:
- a CDS encoding helix-turn-helix transcriptional regulator, with amino-acid sequence MTDQNQKKDTRQRLLDSAAILFSDRGYACTSVAEICKRAEANIASVNYHFGSKEGLYRSVIQYTHAQAEALYPFKDGNNIPVQERFYQFVLVLLQRILSTEMTGNYCKLMTKEMAEPTDESGPLVSQIISDKRAKVEALIKEVYSQPADDELIFRMSHSIISQCLFLGLTEKGRRHHLKRRPVGLEDAVSFARHITDFSLAGLRCYGGVKSK